In the genome of Penaeus vannamei isolate JL-2024 chromosome 26, ASM4276789v1, whole genome shotgun sequence, one region contains:
- the LOC138866640 gene encoding uncharacterized protein, which yields MVLESEITRLVSEGGVLLGEGVFGWAFRVRYQGRDAVVKMAKDRQHAQLFREEVHTLVQLDGLGGAPRVATVCEDYPGFIMDYCGGGTLQSMLKDAAPVGAVLRAVHDLALRLEEIHRAGYAHNDLKVDNVMVETGADGRVRARLIDLGLCGRLGESPGLEGDPKVHRHVAPELLRRGVSSVESETYSLGYVLRDVLRAYAGSLPRESELRCLARAMTCPDPLRRPAYQLCLAGLADSLEAPRRE from the coding sequence ATGGTGCTCGAGAGCGAGATAACGAGGCTGGTGTCCGAGGGAGGAGTCCTCCTCGGCGAAGGCGTGTTCGGCTGGGCCTTCAGGGTCCGGTACCAGGGCAGGGACGCCGTGGTCAAGATGGCCAAGGACAGGCAGCACGCCCAGCTCTTCCGGGAGGAGGTGCACACCTTGGTGCAGCTGGACGGGCTCGGGGGGGCGCCACGCGTGGCCACCGTCTGCGAGGACTATCCCGGGTTCATCATGGACTACTGCGGCGGAGGGACCCTCCAAAGCATGCTCAAGGACGCGGCCCCCGTGGGCGCCGTCCTGCGGGCGGTGCACGACCTCGCGCTGAGGCTTGAGGAGATCCACCGGGCGGGATACGCCCACAACGACCTCAAGGTCGACAACGTGATGGTGGAGACGGGCGCCGACGGCCGCGTGCGGGCGCGCCTTATAGATCTGGGCCTCTGCGGGCGCCTCGGCGAGAGCCCCGGCCTGGAGGGAGACCCCAAGGTCCACCGCCACGTGGCCCCCGAGCTCCTGCGGAGGGGCGTGTCCAGCGTCGAGTCCGAGACTTACTCTCTCGGATACGTCCTGCGCGACGTCCTGCGGGCGTACGCAGGCTCCCTCCCGAGGGAGTCCGAGCTGCGCTGCCTGGCGCGGGCCATGACCTGCCCCGACCCCCTCCGGCGCCCGGCCTACCAGCTGTGCCTGGCAGGCCTGGCCGACAGCCTCGAGGCCCCAAGGCGGGAGTGA